In Horticoccus luteus, the following proteins share a genomic window:
- the folB gene encoding dihydroneopterin aldolase: protein MDKLILRELHFIARHGVLPIEHENSQHFSATLELELPLAAAGQHDRLDETIDYCAVQAVVRQIIEGSHRKLIETLAESVAAALLQAFPLLVAVTVEILKPRPPVDFQFAGVAVRIRRARPSAAS from the coding sequence ATGGACAAACTCATCCTCCGCGAACTCCACTTCATCGCCCGCCACGGCGTCCTGCCCATCGAGCACGAAAACAGCCAGCACTTCTCCGCCACGCTGGAACTCGAACTCCCGCTCGCGGCCGCCGGCCAGCACGATCGCCTCGACGAAACCATCGATTACTGCGCCGTGCAGGCGGTCGTGCGCCAGATCATCGAAGGCTCGCATCGCAAACTCATCGAAACCCTCGCCGAAAGTGTCGCCGCCGCGCTGTTGCAGGCGTTTCCATTGCTCGTCGCCGTGACCGTGGAAATCCTCAAGCCGCGCCCGCCCGTCGATTTTCAATTCGCCGGCGTCGCCGTGCGCATCCGTCGCGCCCGCCCGTCCGCCGCGTCGTAA
- a CDS encoding anthranilate synthase component I family protein, with amino-acid sequence MRDVHVEDWRGWRSEGCTRLPAARVWRDVALPRTWAALTRGPATVLLESAQAGRFTFVCDRAARVITGREEAAVVWDGEGRERHEIRRGAPLDVLAALLAETRAPVLADWPAMTGGLIGVCGYDLVRTWERLSQQARRDLDVPLYAFIETRELFVYDHQERTLGIVVWREVPAGAGVDEAFAQADACARAALVRWRDEDAAFSDAAHAGGFGTGAEDEGMPRRPAPPPSFAADAWKEAVRRVHDYIAAGDTYQVNLSRRTSRTTDLTPVAIYAALRRINPSPYMGLLRLPEFALVCGSPELLVRLADGVVSSRPIAGTRPRGDAVRPDAHFSAELLASEKERAEHLMLVDLIRNDIGRVAAYGSVVVKEFMVLEHYSHVMHIVSQVEGRLAAGRTWAHVLRSMFPGGTITGCPKVRTMEIIEELEPVGRGFYTGALGWISYGGAMEMNIVIRSMLVQHGVAHVQSGAGIVADSRADRELDEAQRKAQALWVALEEAAKSYG; translated from the coding sequence ATGCGTGACGTTCACGTGGAGGATTGGCGGGGGTGGCGGAGCGAAGGCTGCACGCGTTTGCCAGCGGCGCGGGTCTGGCGCGACGTGGCGCTGCCGCGCACGTGGGCGGCGCTGACGCGGGGTCCTGCGACGGTGCTGCTCGAGAGCGCGCAGGCGGGGCGTTTCACGTTTGTTTGCGACCGGGCGGCGCGCGTCATCACCGGGCGCGAAGAAGCGGCGGTGGTGTGGGACGGGGAAGGTCGGGAAAGACACGAAATCCGCCGCGGTGCACCGCTTGACGTGCTGGCGGCGCTGCTCGCCGAAACGCGCGCGCCGGTGCTCGCGGACTGGCCGGCGATGACGGGCGGGCTGATCGGCGTGTGCGGTTACGATCTCGTGCGCACGTGGGAGCGTCTGTCGCAGCAGGCCCGACGCGATCTCGACGTGCCGTTGTATGCGTTTATCGAGACGCGCGAGCTGTTCGTTTACGATCATCAGGAGCGGACGCTCGGCATCGTGGTGTGGCGCGAGGTGCCGGCGGGCGCGGGCGTGGACGAGGCTTTTGCGCAGGCGGACGCATGCGCGCGGGCGGCGTTGGTGCGGTGGCGGGACGAGGACGCGGCGTTCAGCGATGCCGCGCACGCGGGAGGATTCGGGACGGGTGCGGAGGACGAAGGGATGCCACGTCGCCCGGCGCCGCCGCCTTCGTTTGCGGCGGACGCTTGGAAGGAAGCGGTGCGGCGCGTGCATGATTACATCGCGGCGGGCGACACGTATCAGGTTAACCTTTCGCGGCGCACGAGCCGGACGACTGATCTGACGCCGGTGGCGATTTACGCGGCGTTGCGGCGGATCAATCCGTCGCCCTACATGGGGCTGCTGCGGTTGCCGGAGTTCGCGTTGGTGTGCGGTTCGCCGGAATTGCTGGTGCGGCTGGCGGACGGCGTGGTGAGTTCGCGGCCGATCGCGGGGACGCGGCCGCGCGGCGACGCGGTGCGGCCCGATGCGCATTTCTCCGCGGAGCTGCTGGCGAGCGAAAAGGAGCGAGCGGAGCACTTGATGCTCGTGGATCTGATTCGCAACGACATCGGCCGGGTGGCGGCTTACGGGAGCGTGGTGGTGAAGGAGTTCATGGTGCTCGAACACTATTCGCACGTGATGCACATCGTCTCGCAGGTGGAAGGGCGGCTCGCGGCGGGGCGCACGTGGGCGCACGTGCTGCGTTCGATGTTTCCGGGCGGCACGATCACGGGTTGCCCGAAGGTGCGCACGATGGAGATTATTGAAGAACTGGAGCCGGTGGGGCGCGGGTTTTACACCGGCGCGCTCGGCTGGATCAGCTACGGCGGGGCGATGGAAATGAACATCGTGATTCGCTCGATGCTCGTGCAGCACGGCGTCGCGCACGTGCAATCCGGCGCGGGAATCGTGGCGGATTCGCGCG
- a CDS encoding dihydropteroate synthase has product MQVWQSPHGRPLPVPGARTLLMGVLNVTPDSFSDGGQLSSLHALVDRAGAMLAAGANLLDLGGESTRPGALTISAAEECDRVLPAIAALRRAWPAVPLSIDTYKAEVAEAALAAGADLINDVWGFTHGLDAAQRTAWRAYAESSARRATSPALSSAAPAPSPLTPPPLSPMAEVAARLRAPAILMHNRPDRAYDDFWADLLLDLRTSLALARAAGVPDRQLWLDPGFGFAKDVAQNLAVLRDLHRIVALGFPVLVGTSRKSTLGAVLGTRVDDRVEAGGATVVWAIQQGAAMVRVHDVHEMARFARMADAIKSGLGFTPV; this is encoded by the coding sequence ATGCAAGTCTGGCAAAGCCCCCACGGTCGTCCGCTCCCCGTTCCCGGCGCGCGCACGCTGCTCATGGGCGTGCTCAACGTCACTCCCGATTCGTTCTCCGATGGCGGCCAGTTATCCTCCCTCCACGCCCTCGTCGATCGCGCCGGCGCCATGCTGGCCGCCGGGGCCAACCTGCTCGATCTCGGCGGCGAATCGACCCGCCCCGGCGCCCTCACCATTTCCGCCGCCGAGGAGTGCGATCGCGTGCTTCCCGCCATCGCCGCATTGCGCCGCGCCTGGCCGGCGGTGCCGCTCTCGATCGACACATATAAAGCCGAGGTCGCCGAAGCCGCTCTCGCCGCCGGCGCCGATCTCATCAACGACGTCTGGGGTTTCACGCACGGCCTCGACGCCGCGCAACGCACCGCGTGGCGCGCTTACGCCGAATCATCCGCCCGTCGTGCAACGTCTCCCGCTTTGTCCTCCGCCGCGCCAGCGCCTTCCCCCCTGACGCCGCCGCCTCTCTCCCCGATGGCCGAAGTCGCCGCGCGCCTGCGCGCCCCGGCCATCCTCATGCACAATCGTCCCGACCGCGCTTACGACGATTTCTGGGCCGATCTACTCCTCGACCTTCGCACCAGCCTCGCCCTCGCCCGCGCCGCCGGCGTGCCGGATCGCCAGCTCTGGCTCGACCCCGGCTTCGGCTTCGCCAAAGACGTCGCGCAAAACCTCGCCGTCCTCCGCGATCTGCACCGCATCGTCGCCCTCGGCTTCCCCGTGCTCGTCGGCACTTCGCGCAAATCCACTCTCGGCGCCGTGCTCGGCACCCGCGTCGACGACCGCGTCGAAGCCGGTGGCGCCACCGTCGTCTGGGCGATCCAGCAAGGCGCCGCCATGGTCCGCGTGCACGACGTCCACGAAATGGCTCGCTTTGCGCGCATGGCCGACGCGATTAAATCCGGCTTGGGCTTCACGCCCGTCTGA
- a CDS encoding response regulator transcription factor has translation MAVSAPRRTTPLRFVLVDDTATFRELLKEALLRRFQPLELRDFANGREALDSCLASPPDLLIADLYLRDFDGRDIVRELRNRRLETRVIVLTAHPEAQLPAELVSLGVAGFVDKNSPLDQIDRAVQRVLDGGMFFSAAVPPPVSFASAGPTLPRVGAEALSEREQEVVRLVVRGLASKEVGAQLNLSTRTVEKHRARIFAKLGVHDVPTLVRWCLRNGLG, from the coding sequence ATGGCAGTGTCCGCGCCACGCCGCACCACCCCTCTGCGCTTCGTCCTGGTCGACGACACCGCGACCTTTCGCGAGCTGCTCAAGGAAGCGCTCCTGCGCCGCTTTCAACCCCTCGAACTGCGCGACTTCGCCAACGGTCGCGAAGCGCTCGACTCCTGCCTCGCCTCGCCGCCCGACCTGCTCATCGCCGATCTTTATCTGCGCGATTTCGACGGCCGCGATATCGTGCGCGAACTGCGCAACCGCCGGCTGGAGACTCGCGTGATTGTGCTCACCGCGCACCCGGAGGCGCAGTTGCCCGCCGAACTGGTGTCGCTCGGCGTCGCCGGTTTCGTCGATAAAAACTCCCCGCTCGACCAGATCGATCGCGCCGTGCAACGCGTGCTCGACGGCGGCATGTTTTTCTCTGCGGCGGTCCCGCCGCCCGTCTCCTTCGCGTCGGCCGGCCCGACCCTCCCTCGCGTGGGCGCGGAAGCCCTCTCGGAACGCGAGCAGGAAGTCGTCCGCCTCGTGGTGCGCGGGCTCGCCTCGAAGGAAGTGGGCGCGCAACTCAATCTCAGCACGCGCACGGTCGAAAAACACCGCGCCCGGATCTTCGCGAAGCTCGGCGTCCACGACGTCCCCACGCTCGTCCGCTGGTGCCTGCGCAACGGTTTGGGCTGA
- the folK gene encoding 2-amino-4-hydroxy-6-hydroxymethyldihydropteridine diphosphokinase encodes MPDRLPQALIGAGANLGDRAATLAAALERLRAAPGIAVLAASSIYETAPVGPVDQPNFLNLVAGVETTLTPEALLALLLDVEHAFGRVRSERWGPRTLDLDLLAFEGQTRRTADLQLPHPRMLERSFVLVPLAELLARPRFQRPAWDALRASAAACPPDPGVRRFR; translated from the coding sequence ATGCCTGACCGCCTGCCCCAAGCCCTGATTGGCGCCGGCGCCAATCTTGGCGACCGCGCCGCCACCCTCGCCGCCGCCTTGGAACGCCTGCGCGCCGCGCCCGGCATCGCTGTGCTCGCAGCGTCTTCGATTTACGAAACCGCGCCGGTCGGCCCGGTCGATCAACCGAATTTCCTCAACCTCGTCGCCGGTGTGGAAACCACCCTCACGCCCGAGGCGCTGCTCGCCTTGTTGCTCGACGTGGAACACGCCTTCGGCCGCGTGCGCAGCGAGCGCTGGGGCCCGCGCACGCTCGACCTCGACCTGCTCGCGTTCGAGGGCCAGACGCGCCGCACCGCCGACTTGCAGTTACCGCATCCGCGGATGCTCGAACGCAGCTTCGTCCTCGTGCCGCTCGCCGAACTCCTCGCCCGCCCACGCTTCCAACGCCCGGCCTGGGACGCCTTGCGCGCCTCCGCCGCCGCCTGCCCGCCGGATCCCGGCGTGCGCCGCTTCCGCTAA